Proteins from a genomic interval of Paracoccus methylovorus:
- a CDS encoding methyltetrahydrofolate cobalamin methyltransferase, producing MTRTIVASATREIAIGFDRPFCVIGERINPTGRKKLAAEMVEGNFETVIKDALEQVAAGATMLDINAGVTAVDPNATEPDLMVRTLQIVQDLVDVPLAIDSSVTAAIEAGLKVAKGRPLINSVTGEEEKLEAILPLARKYDVPVVAISNDETGISMDPDVRFAVAQKIVRRAMDHGIKPEDVVVDPLVMPIGALGDAGLQVFALVRRLRDELKVNTTCGLSNISFGLPHRHAINAGFIPMVIGAGMTSAIMNPCRPQEMEAVRSADVLAGVDRDCATWIRTYRDLRPGEHAAPASVPAAGGGRRGGRGARLGAQG from the coding sequence ATGACCCGCACCATCGTCGCGTCTGCGACAAGGGAAATCGCCATCGGCTTCGACCGGCCGTTCTGCGTCATCGGCGAACGCATCAACCCCACGGGGCGCAAGAAGCTGGCCGCCGAGATGGTCGAGGGCAATTTCGAGACGGTCATCAAGGATGCGCTGGAACAGGTGGCGGCGGGTGCGACCATGCTTGACATCAATGCCGGCGTCACAGCCGTCGATCCCAATGCAACCGAACCGGACCTGATGGTCCGGACGTTGCAGATCGTGCAGGATCTCGTCGATGTCCCGCTGGCCATCGATTCCTCGGTCACGGCAGCCATCGAGGCCGGGCTAAAGGTCGCCAAAGGCCGGCCTTTGATCAATTCCGTCACCGGCGAGGAGGAAAAACTTGAAGCCATCCTGCCGCTGGCGCGGAAATACGACGTTCCGGTCGTCGCCATTTCCAACGACGAAACCGGCATCTCGATGGATCCGGACGTGCGTTTCGCGGTGGCACAGAAGATCGTCCGGCGTGCCATGGATCATGGCATCAAGCCCGAGGACGTGGTGGTCGATCCGCTGGTGATGCCGATCGGTGCACTGGGCGACGCCGGACTTCAGGTTTTCGCGCTGGTGCGGCGCCTGCGCGACGAACTGAAGGTAAACACGACCTGCGGCCTGTCCAACATCTCATTCGGTCTGCCCCATCGCCACGCTATCAATGCCGGCTTCATCCCCATGGTCATCGGCGCGGGCATGACAAGCGCCATCATGAACCCTTGCCGCCCGCAAGAGATGGAGGCCGTGCGCTCTGCCGACGTGCTTGCCGGTGTCGACCGGGATTGCGCGACATGGATCCGCACCTACAGGGATTTGCGGCCCGGCGAACATGCGGCACCTGCATCGGTTCCAGCGGCGGGTGGCGGCAGGCGCGGCGGCCGCGGGGCGCGCTTGGGCGCACAGGGCTGA
- a CDS encoding methylenetetrahydrofolate reductase: protein MKPLQHDRENLPQQDENPVGAHLPLDPLPGHSSRGRLERVLRRGEFAVTTELNPPDSANPEDVYERAKVFDGWVDGINAVDASGANCHMSSVGICALLTRMGYAPVYQISCRDRNRIAIQGDVLGAAAMGVQNVLCLTGDGVQAGDQPGAKPVFDLDCMSLLETVRTMRDGQRFLSGRKLTTPPAMFLGAAINPFAPPREFRPLRLAKKIDAGAQFVQSQYCFDVSMFRDYMARVRDLGLHRQCFIMCGVGPLTSARTARWMRANVPGVHIPDAVIARLEGAVDQKREGKRLCIDIIDEVKEIEGVAGIHVMAYRQEEYVAEIVHESGILKGRRPWRREPKADDALMAGRLDHILHDTRLETPQQILRDIGSRDEDAAAGPGPSAPTT, encoded by the coding sequence ATGAAGCCCTTGCAACATGATCGGGAAAACCTGCCGCAGCAGGACGAAAACCCGGTCGGCGCACATCTGCCGCTTGATCCGCTACCGGGTCATTCCTCGCGCGGGCGTCTTGAAAGGGTGTTGCGGCGCGGCGAATTTGCCGTCACGACCGAGCTGAACCCGCCCGACAGTGCCAATCCGGAAGACGTTTACGAACGGGCAAAGGTGTTCGACGGCTGGGTGGACGGGATCAACGCCGTCGATGCCTCGGGCGCCAACTGCCATATGTCGTCGGTCGGCATCTGCGCGCTACTAACCCGCATGGGCTATGCCCCCGTCTATCAGATATCGTGCCGCGACCGGAACCGTATTGCGATCCAGGGCGACGTGCTGGGCGCGGCGGCCATGGGCGTGCAGAACGTGCTGTGCCTGACCGGCGACGGCGTACAGGCGGGTGATCAGCCGGGTGCCAAGCCGGTTTTCGACCTCGATTGCATGTCACTGCTGGAAACCGTGCGCACCATGCGCGACGGGCAACGGTTCCTGTCGGGCCGCAAGCTGACGACCCCCCCGGCGATGTTCCTTGGCGCGGCGATCAATCCGTTCGCGCCACCCCGGGAATTCCGGCCGCTGCGGCTCGCCAAGAAGATCGACGCCGGGGCGCAGTTCGTGCAGAGCCAGTATTGTTTCGACGTTTCGATGTTTCGCGACTACATGGCCCGCGTCCGCGATCTGGGCCTGCACCGGCAATGCTTCATCATGTGCGGCGTGGGGCCGCTGACCTCGGCCAGAACCGCGCGGTGGATGCGCGCCAACGTGCCGGGCGTGCATATCCCCGATGCGGTGATCGCGCGGCTGGAAGGCGCGGTGGACCAGAAGCGCGAGGGCAAACGGCTGTGCATCGACATCATCGACGAGGTGAAAGAGATCGAGGGCGTGGCGGGCATTCACGTCATGGCCTACCGGCAGGAGGAATATGTCGCCGAGATTGTCCATGAATCGGGCATCCTGAAAGGCCGCAGGCCATGGCGGCGCGAACCCAAGGCCGACGACGCCCTGATGGCCGGGCGGCTAGACCACATTCTTCACGACACCCGGCTGGAAACGCCGCAGCAGATCCTGCGCGACATCGGCAGCAGGGATGAGGACGCGGCGGCCGGGCCCGGCCCCTCGGCACCCACCACATGA